From Nilaparvata lugens isolate BPH chromosome 7, ASM1435652v1, whole genome shotgun sequence, one genomic window encodes:
- the LOC120352542 gene encoding uncharacterized protein LOC120352542 has product MPRCGPVFKKMRHGFAKKKSVPLALSSPLPSDSRSSAKIELPEDEKRLVDNYKSQKSEERRSRFRTGGGPTSPPKVEDPWLPIENIPDDDDDFNDYNSDHDETEVLEGMRSASPKPDTPGSATGSAQPRIKRVSSNADKFHKKKMEYLEEEHKLRLTVINEEHRAKMEAIEKEKKYWTLMEANAQKQMSFQRENSHSSIEQKTLGY; this is encoded by the exons ATGCCTCGCTGCGGACCGGTTTTTAAAAAAATGCGACATGGTTTTGCCAAAAAAAAGTCGGTACCTCTTGCGCTATCGTCTCCTCTTCCATCGGATTCACGTTCTAGTGCTAAAATTGAGTTGCCAGAAGACGAAAAACGATTAGTAGATA ACTACAAATCCCAAAAATCGGAGGAAAGGAGGAGTAGATTCCGCACTGGAGGGGGGCCCACATCACCACCGAAAGTTGAGGATCCCTGGTTACCAATTGAAAATATTCCGGACGACGATGACGACTTCAATGACTATAATAGCG ATCATGATGAAACTGAGGTGCTGGAGGGTATGAGGTCAGCAAGCCCAAAGCCTGATACTCCGGGATCTGCAACTGGATCCGCTCAACCACGCATCAAACGTGTCTCATCCAATGCAGACAAGTTCCacaagaagaaaatggagtacCTTGAAGAGGAACATAAACTTAGATTGACTGTCATCAATGAAGAACATAGGGCTAAAATGGAAGCCattgagaaggagaaaaaatattGGACTTTGATGGAGGCCAATGCCCAGAAACAAATGTCTTTTCAAAGGGAAAACTCTCACAGCTCTATTGAGCAAAAAACGTTGGGTTACTAA
- the LOC120352543 gene encoding putative nuclease HARBI1, with amino-acid sequence MGGILIGDSGYACNRFLMTPLLRPQTPAEQRYQRALIRTRSTVERMFGLLKNRFRCLHNNNTLRFSPCRCCVVIVACAILHNFGIKKGLFEDVLEPLTARTES; translated from the exons ATGGGTGGGATTCTGATCGGAGATAGTGGATACGCATGTAACAG ATTTTTGATGACACCACTTCTTCGACCACAAACTCCAGCGGAGCAACGATATCAACGAGCTTTAATAAGGACCAGATCGACAGTTGAGAGGATGTTTGGTCTACTGAAAAACAGATTCAG ATGTTTGCACAATAACAACACCTTACGGTTCAGTCCCTGTCGTTGTTGTGTTGTCATTGTTGCTTGCGCCATACTTCACAACTTTGGAATAAAAAAAGGATTATTTGAAGACGTTTTGGAGCCACTGACCGCCCGGACGGAATCTTAA